Proteins encoded in a region of the Acidobacteriota bacterium genome:
- a CDS encoding M1 family metallopeptidase gives MRRRSSWTLIAAFLLLVARPAGFAQDAAPARSPRNASYQLLATLDPESHTIHGSGRVIWRNITTVPANDLRFHLYWNAWRDANSSWMREQRLGRSSALTRRPADQSGSIEIISMVARGTDLRPKATFVAPDDGNADDRTVLSVPLDRPVLPGETIDIDIAWTSRVPVTFARTGRLGQYYFIAQWFPKLGVFQNNGEWNAHQFHAATEFFSDFGTYDVALTVPKGWTVGATGVASPVLPGAEGQDTHRFVADDVHDFAWTTSPNFVEHVERFEHPGLPPVTMRLLLQREHAKQAERHFVATRAALRYYGEWFGPYPYSHITIVDPVTPVNPDEQGGSTGGMEYPMLFTAGTRNWAPLDGSQPESVTIHEAGHQFWYGIVATNEFEHAWMDEGLNTYATARVIDEALPNKFVTVERYFGGFVPWAFTDVRWSRAIDGNRLNAYRPVATYDTQSTPTWRYWPGSASQISYNKTALWLATLERYLGWETMQRVLATHFSRGAFRHPTPEEFFAIASEVAGADLTWFFDATVRSSAAFDYAVTQVTNTPAADGFESVVVVRRLQDGVFPLTIKRTYADGTTDMTAWDGQNRWEAIVDHGPSPIVRVEVDPNRILMLDLNYTNNSWTATPQAPAAARRWSLRWMGWLQEVMLTYAFFS, from the coding sequence ATGCGGCGGCGCTCCTCATGGACATTGATCGCGGCCTTCCTGCTGCTTGTTGCGCGGCCGGCGGGGTTCGCGCAGGACGCGGCGCCCGCCCGCTCTCCGCGCAACGCTTCCTACCAGTTGCTGGCCACACTCGACCCTGAGTCGCACACGATTCACGGCTCAGGCCGCGTCATCTGGCGCAACATCACCACAGTTCCAGCCAACGACCTGCGCTTCCATCTCTATTGGAACGCATGGCGCGACGCGAATTCGTCGTGGATGCGCGAACAGCGTCTGGGGCGCAGCTCGGCGCTCACCCGCCGACCAGCCGACCAGAGCGGCTCGATCGAAATCATTTCCATGGTCGCTCGCGGCACAGACCTGCGACCCAAGGCTACGTTTGTCGCGCCAGACGACGGCAATGCTGATGACCGGACGGTGCTGTCGGTGCCGCTCGATCGACCGGTGCTGCCGGGCGAGACGATTGACATCGATATCGCATGGACCTCGCGCGTGCCCGTAACATTCGCGCGCACTGGACGCCTCGGCCAGTACTACTTCATCGCTCAGTGGTTCCCGAAACTCGGCGTCTTCCAGAACAACGGCGAATGGAACGCGCACCAGTTCCACGCCGCCACCGAGTTCTTCTCGGACTTCGGCACATACGACGTCGCGTTGACCGTGCCGAAGGGCTGGACGGTGGGCGCCACGGGCGTGGCGTCGCCCGTCCTGCCCGGCGCCGAAGGCCAGGACACGCATCGGTTTGTGGCTGACGACGTCCATGACTTCGCGTGGACGACGAGCCCGAACTTCGTTGAACACGTCGAACGCTTTGAGCATCCGGGGCTGCCGCCTGTGACCATGCGCCTGCTGTTGCAGCGCGAGCACGCCAAGCAGGCCGAGCGCCATTTCGTCGCCACACGTGCCGCGTTGCGGTATTACGGGGAGTGGTTTGGGCCATACCCGTACTCCCACATCACCATTGTCGATCCCGTCACGCCGGTGAACCCTGACGAGCAGGGCGGATCCACGGGTGGGATGGAATACCCGATGCTGTTCACGGCGGGCACGCGCAACTGGGCGCCGCTCGACGGTTCACAACCCGAGAGCGTCACCATCCACGAAGCCGGACACCAATTCTGGTACGGCATCGTCGCCACAAACGAGTTTGAACATGCGTGGATGGACGAAGGGCTGAACACCTACGCAACCGCACGGGTGATCGATGAAGCCCTGCCAAACAAGTTCGTGACGGTGGAACGCTACTTCGGCGGATTCGTGCCCTGGGCGTTCACTGATGTCAGGTGGTCGCGGGCCATTGATGGCAACCGGTTGAACGCCTACCGGCCTGTGGCCACGTACGACACGCAGTCCACGCCGACATGGCGCTACTGGCCGGGCAGCGCCAGCCAGATTTCCTACAACAAGACCGCGCTCTGGCTGGCCACGCTTGAACGTTACCTCGGCTGGGAGACGATGCAGCGGGTGCTGGCCACGCATTTTTCACGAGGCGCGTTCCGGCACCCGACGCCTGAGGAGTTTTTTGCGATCGCCAGCGAGGTGGCGGGCGCAGATCTGACGTGGTTCTTCGACGCGACCGTTCGCAGCAGTGCGGCGTTTGATTACGCGGTGACGCAGGTGACCAATACGCCGGCGGCCGATGGGTTCGAATCCGTGGTGGTCGTGCGCCGCCTGCAGGATGGCGTCTTCCCGCTGACCATCAAGCGCACCTATGCGGACGGCACGACGGACATGACCGCGTGGGACGGCCAGAACCGATGGGAGGCGATCGTCGATCACGGCCCGTCGCCGATCGTGCGCGTGGAGGTCGATCCGAACCGCATCCTGATGCTCGACCTGAATTACACGAACAACTCGTGGACGGCGACACCACAAGCGCCCGCGGCTGCACGCAGGTGGTCGTTGCGCTGGATGGGCTGGCTGCAGGAAGTGATGCTGACGTATGCGTTCTTCTCCTGA
- the nadE gene encoding NAD(+) synthase translates to MFSKRANVLVQWLRDRAEAAGAHGFVLGLSGGIDSAVVARLCQMATPNRVLGVILPCYSHAQDEADAYVMADAFGIPTAKVDLSGPFDALTGELHAAIKNLPRTVHVTDIKQQMPEANIKPRLRMTSLYFIANSLNYLVAGTGNRSELTLGYFTKYGDGGCDVLPIGALLKSEVRSLAKELSVPKAIINKPPSAGLWIGQTDEAEMGFSYDTLEKYLTEGPSAVPPETAARIETLRRTSDHKRATPPIAPPETEK, encoded by the coding sequence ATGTTTTCTAAACGTGCAAATGTGCTCGTTCAATGGTTGCGGGACCGCGCGGAGGCCGCCGGGGCCCACGGGTTTGTGCTTGGCCTGAGCGGCGGTATTGACTCGGCGGTGGTCGCCCGGCTGTGCCAGATGGCCACGCCCAATCGCGTGCTCGGCGTCATCCTGCCGTGTTACAGCCATGCGCAGGATGAAGCGGACGCCTATGTCATGGCGGATGCCTTTGGCATCCCCACCGCGAAGGTGGATCTGTCGGGCCCCTTCGACGCGCTCACCGGCGAACTGCACGCGGCCATCAAGAACCTGCCGCGCACGGTGCACGTGACCGACATCAAACAGCAGATGCCGGAGGCGAATATCAAGCCGCGCCTGCGAATGACGTCGCTGTATTTCATCGCCAACTCGCTGAACTACCTGGTGGCCGGCACCGGCAATCGCAGCGAACTGACCCTGGGCTACTTCACGAAATACGGCGACGGCGGCTGCGACGTATTGCCCATCGGCGCGCTGCTCAAGAGCGAAGTGCGCTCACTGGCCAAAGAACTCAGTGTGCCCAAGGCCATCATCAACAAGCCCCCGTCAGCCGGCCTCTGGATCGGCCAGACGGACGAAGCCGAAATGGGCTTCAGCTACGACACGCTCGAGAAGTACCTGACGGAAGGGCCTTCGGCGGTGCCGCCGGAAACGGCCGCACGGATCGAGACGCTGCGGCGCACGTCGGACCACAAGCGCGCCACTCCGCCGATCGCACCTCCCGAAACTGAGAAGTGA
- a CDS encoding gamma-glutamyltransferase → MRRSSPLVVTAAMAAFAVTAFSAQAPASLSGMRDPAFAPDGRRLAVSWLDELWTITPDGRDEKRVVTTRGEWVSERDPAWSPDGKTIAFSADVAGAYDLYVVPAAGGPARKVTSIAGDERWPSWTRDGRLVFSHRPAGGRWQIHAIGTDGSGAPVKITPDDVSEWQAQVSPDGRRVVFVSERDLEPGDRADVFVRDLASGTETARLVRVTRGGGEERFPAWAPDNQRVSYLASRAGLGTGTFVTELPAPAVAGGVEAPARGRAAGPGGARGGGGAAPVLPVVLASRRAGASAWSPDGQTMAIATVAAAAGGYNGNPVRNDDDAPAAFAEADTLQLWRVAAPRRVDDQVRGVTAPTPAAGRWVSQFDRAWQTLKSLYYSTGESAAAWDALRTKHRPAALAARTAREVEDVVDAMVAEQPLIKPVVETKTGVVASGHPLASAAGARMIELGGNIVDAIVATSFALGVVEPDASGIGGDGQAILFLKGMTEPVVIEYKDMTPVRATFDNPKIFTAAGQRTAGDGPTVANIPGVVAGLDLLFQKYGSKKVTWQQVLAPAIELAENGYILDEALPTTIAEGRAGFSKYPEAAKIYLPGGQVPKKGDRFINKDYAETLKVLAKEGGQSFYRGSIARRIAEDMAANGGIISLEDLAQYRAMERKPLEGRYRGHAVYSAPPPVPTGAQLIETLQILDNYTPKPGATYTTDAEYLHHVIEAWRVRDGGVQIADPERWPIDLGNHLQPGHALERYKLINPQKAYVAQGGRGRGGAPTPLGQAAGNYYEAFDRAVADGVAGPGIQTGTTSFAAADAEGNMVAVTQTLSTWGGNFYVSKGLGFLYNDHFRGGRGTGYGSMLPLQRASSTSVPTLVFAPSEGDPGRYGIQGFTPRLAVGAAGNAWIPASVYNIILNVVDGGMGAQRAIEAPRMLIGSTATGSRVQIEDRIPRSLLEKLEAMGHAFARVGRKGEVAQGYAAVALVNAAKGTVEGGAEPRRSHGAR, encoded by the coding sequence ATGCGTCGATCATCCCCCCTGGTTGTCACCGCGGCCATGGCCGCGTTTGCCGTCACTGCGTTTTCCGCACAGGCGCCCGCGTCGCTCAGCGGCATGCGCGATCCGGCCTTCGCGCCCGATGGGCGGCGTCTCGCCGTCTCGTGGCTCGACGAACTCTGGACCATCACCCCGGACGGCCGTGACGAAAAACGTGTTGTCACGACTCGAGGCGAGTGGGTGAGCGAGCGGGACCCCGCGTGGTCGCCCGACGGCAAGACCATCGCGTTCTCGGCCGATGTCGCCGGTGCGTACGACCTGTATGTTGTGCCCGCCGCCGGTGGACCGGCGCGCAAGGTCACCTCGATCGCCGGCGACGAACGCTGGCCGTCATGGACGCGCGACGGCCGCCTCGTCTTCTCCCATCGTCCTGCAGGAGGACGATGGCAGATTCACGCGATAGGGACTGACGGCTCCGGCGCGCCAGTGAAGATCACACCCGACGACGTCTCCGAGTGGCAGGCGCAGGTGTCGCCAGATGGCCGGCGCGTGGTGTTTGTGTCGGAGCGCGATCTGGAACCCGGCGATCGGGCCGACGTGTTCGTACGCGATCTGGCTTCCGGCACGGAGACCGCGCGCCTGGTTCGCGTGACCAGGGGCGGCGGTGAGGAGCGATTCCCTGCGTGGGCGCCCGACAACCAGCGCGTGTCGTACCTGGCGTCGCGTGCGGGACTTGGTACCGGCACGTTCGTGACCGAGCTGCCTGCGCCTGCAGTTGCCGGCGGCGTGGAGGCTCCGGCACGGGGTCGTGCGGCCGGCCCTGGCGGGGCCCGCGGCGGCGGAGGTGCGGCGCCTGTGCTGCCCGTGGTGCTGGCGTCGCGCCGAGCCGGCGCTTCCGCCTGGTCGCCCGATGGGCAGACGATGGCCATCGCGACGGTGGCTGCCGCAGCCGGCGGCTACAACGGCAATCCTGTGCGGAATGATGACGATGCGCCTGCCGCGTTTGCGGAAGCCGACACGCTGCAACTGTGGCGTGTGGCGGCGCCGCGGCGTGTGGACGATCAGGTCCGCGGTGTGACTGCGCCTACGCCGGCAGCCGGCCGATGGGTGAGCCAGTTCGACCGCGCGTGGCAGACGCTGAAGTCGCTGTATTACTCGACTGGTGAATCCGCAGCGGCGTGGGATGCGCTGCGCACGAAGCATCGCCCCGCGGCGCTTGCCGCGCGCACCGCTCGCGAGGTGGAAGACGTTGTGGATGCGATGGTTGCCGAGCAGCCGCTCATCAAGCCGGTCGTCGAAACAAAGACCGGCGTCGTGGCGTCGGGGCATCCGCTGGCGTCGGCGGCCGGCGCCCGGATGATTGAACTCGGCGGCAACATCGTTGACGCCATCGTGGCCACGTCGTTTGCGTTGGGTGTGGTGGAGCCCGATGCGTCGGGCATTGGCGGCGACGGCCAGGCCATCCTGTTTCTGAAGGGCATGACCGAACCGGTGGTCATCGAATACAAGGACATGACGCCGGTGCGGGCGACGTTCGACAATCCGAAGATCTTCACGGCGGCGGGCCAGCGCACGGCTGGAGACGGGCCGACGGTGGCGAACATTCCCGGCGTTGTGGCGGGTCTCGATCTGCTGTTCCAGAAGTACGGCAGCAAGAAGGTGACGTGGCAGCAGGTGCTTGCGCCTGCGATCGAGTTGGCGGAAAACGGGTACATCCTCGACGAGGCGCTGCCCACGACCATTGCGGAAGGCCGCGCGGGATTTTCCAAGTACCCCGAAGCGGCGAAGATCTATCTGCCCGGCGGCCAGGTGCCGAAGAAGGGCGATCGCTTCATCAACAAGGACTATGCCGAGACCCTGAAGGTGCTGGCGAAGGAGGGCGGCCAGTCGTTTTACCGCGGATCCATCGCGCGCAGGATCGCCGAGGACATGGCCGCGAATGGCGGCATCATCTCGCTCGAAGATCTGGCGCAGTACCGCGCCATGGAGAGGAAGCCGCTTGAAGGGCGGTATCGCGGCCATGCCGTGTATTCGGCGCCGCCACCTGTTCCGACAGGGGCGCAACTGATCGAAACACTTCAGATTCTGGACAACTACACGCCGAAGCCTGGTGCGACCTACACGACCGATGCGGAGTATCTGCACCACGTCATTGAGGCGTGGCGTGTGCGCGACGGCGGCGTGCAGATCGCCGATCCGGAGAGGTGGCCGATTGACCTCGGGAACCACCTGCAACCGGGCCACGCGCTCGAGCGGTACAAACTCATCAACCCCCAGAAGGCGTACGTGGCGCAGGGTGGCCGAGGGCGCGGCGGGGCGCCCACGCCGCTGGGACAAGCGGCCGGCAATTACTACGAAGCGTTTGATCGAGCGGTGGCCGATGGTGTGGCCGGCCCCGGCATCCAGACGGGCACCACGTCATTTGCTGCGGCAGATGCCGAGGGCAACATGGTGGCGGTGACGCAGACGCTTTCCACTTGGGGTGGCAACTTCTACGTTTCGAAGGGCCTGGGGTTCCTCTACAACGACCACTTCCGCGGTGGGCGGGGCACCGGGTACGGATCGATGCTGCCATTGCAGCGTGCGTCATCCACGAGCGTCCCGACCCTCGTGTTCGCGCCAAGCGAAGGTGACCCGGGGCGCTACGGCATTCAGGGCTTCACGCCGCGGCTGGCGGTGGGCGCGGCCGGCAATGCGTGGATTCCGGCCTCGGTCTACAACATCATCCTGAACGTGGTGGATGGCGGGATGGGGGCGCAGCGCGCCATCGAGGCGCCGCGGATGCTCATCGGCAGCACGGCCACCGGCTCACGCGTGCAGATTGAAGACCGCATCCCGCGATCGCTGCTTGAGAAACTGGAAGCCATGGGCCACGCGTTCGCCCGTGTCGGCCGCAAGGGCGAAGTGGCGCAGGGCTACGCGGCGGTGGCGCTGGTGAATGCGGCGAAGGGGACGGTCGAGGGCGGGGCGGAGCCGCGGCGCTCTCATGGCGCGCGCTAG
- a CDS encoding transketolase — MTPPSNTVLHNLATQLRIDSVRSTTEAGSGHPTTCLSAAEILSVLFFDELRFDPKDPQHPEADRFVLSKGHAAPILYAAWAAAGAFPREDVMQLRKITSDLEGHPTPRLPFVDVATGSLGQGLAAGVGIAFNARRIGSDYRTYVLLGDGETAEGSVWEAAQVAAHHQLDNLCAITDVNAYGQSRATQWAHDVDAFAARYRAFGWHAITVDGHDVAELRAALAEARGMTGRPTMIVARTLKGKGVALFEDKDNWHGKPLKKGAEADAAVAELEAQYVPTSDPAPIIKKPATRRSEGPLPDFVAQMPAPAYALGDLVATREAYGTALAALGGIDARVVALDADVKNSTFSDRFEKLYPERFYQTFIAEQAMIGAAMGLASRGAIAFPSSFACFLERGADFIRMAGISMLNIKLCGSHAGVSIGEDGPSQMALEDLSMARGVPNCTVLYPSDAVCAERLVAVAAATHGPVYIRSSRPKTPVIYGPEEKFHAGGSKVVRQSAKDVATVVGAGVTLFEALKAHELLAKEGIAIRVVDAYSIQPIDRDGLIAAGKATGGRMFTVEDHYSAGGLGDAVSEAVWDQGFRVQRLAVREIPRSGPPDELLDRYGISAAAIVRAIRA, encoded by the coding sequence ATGACACCCCCATCCAACACCGTTCTCCACAACTTAGCTACTCAACTGCGCATCGATTCGGTGCGGTCCACGACCGAAGCGGGATCGGGACATCCCACGACATGCCTGTCGGCGGCAGAGATTCTGTCCGTGCTGTTTTTCGACGAACTGCGGTTCGATCCGAAAGACCCCCAGCACCCGGAGGCCGACCGGTTTGTGCTGTCGAAGGGGCACGCCGCGCCGATTCTGTACGCCGCCTGGGCGGCCGCAGGCGCGTTTCCGCGCGAAGACGTGATGCAGTTGCGCAAGATCACCTCGGACCTCGAGGGCCATCCGACCCCGCGTTTGCCGTTTGTGGATGTGGCGACAGGGTCGCTGGGCCAGGGCCTGGCCGCCGGTGTGGGCATCGCATTCAACGCGCGGCGCATCGGGTCCGATTACCGGACGTACGTGCTGCTCGGCGACGGTGAAACCGCCGAAGGGTCTGTGTGGGAAGCCGCGCAGGTGGCGGCGCACCATCAGCTCGACAACTTGTGCGCCATCACCGACGTCAATGCGTACGGCCAGAGCCGGGCGACGCAGTGGGCGCACGATGTGGACGCCTTCGCCGCACGGTACCGCGCGTTCGGGTGGCATGCCATCACCGTGGATGGTCACGACGTGGCTGAACTGCGCGCGGCACTGGCCGAGGCGCGTGGCATGACCGGGCGGCCGACGATGATCGTGGCGCGGACGCTCAAGGGCAAAGGCGTGGCGCTCTTCGAGGACAAGGACAACTGGCACGGCAAGCCGCTCAAGAAGGGCGCCGAGGCAGACGCCGCGGTGGCCGAACTCGAAGCCCAGTACGTGCCCACGTCAGACCCGGCCCCGATCATCAAGAAGCCGGCGACGCGCCGTTCGGAAGGGCCGCTGCCTGATTTTGTGGCCCAGATGCCCGCACCGGCGTACGCGCTGGGCGATCTGGTGGCCACTCGCGAGGCCTATGGCACGGCGCTGGCCGCGCTTGGCGGGATCGACGCCCGCGTGGTGGCCCTTGATGCCGATGTGAAGAACTCCACGTTCAGTGACCGCTTCGAGAAGTTGTATCCCGAGCGGTTCTACCAGACCTTCATCGCCGAGCAGGCGATGATCGGCGCGGCGATGGGCCTGGCCTCGCGCGGCGCGATTGCGTTCCCGTCGAGCTTCGCGTGTTTCCTGGAGCGCGGCGCGGATTTCATCCGCATGGCCGGCATCTCGATGCTCAACATCAAGCTGTGCGGGTCACACGCCGGCGTGTCGATTGGCGAAGACGGCCCGTCGCAGATGGCGCTTGAAGATCTGTCGATGGCGCGCGGCGTGCCCAATTGCACGGTCCTCTATCCGTCGGATGCTGTCTGCGCGGAGCGGCTCGTGGCCGTCGCGGCCGCCACACACGGCCCCGTCTACATTCGCAGCTCGCGGCCCAAGACCCCGGTGATCTATGGTCCCGAAGAGAAGTTCCATGCCGGCGGCTCCAAGGTTGTGCGGCAGAGCGCCAAGGACGTGGCCACGGTCGTGGGCGCGGGCGTGACGCTGTTCGAAGCGCTCAAGGCGCACGAACTGCTGGCCAAGGAGGGCATCGCCATTCGTGTGGTGGATGCGTATTCCATTCAACCGATCGACCGCGACGGCCTCATCGCCGCAGGCAAGGCGACAGGCGGCCGCATGTTCACCGTCGAAGATCACTACTCGGCCGGCGGCCTGGGCGACGCGGTCTCTGAAGCCGTGTGGGATCAGGGCTTCCGCGTACAGCGCCTCGCTGTTCGCGAAATCCCCCGCAGCGGCCCACCCGACGAACTCCTCGACCGTTACGGCATTTCGGCCGCAGCGATCGTCAGAGCTATTCGCGCCTGA
- a CDS encoding HPF/RaiA family ribosome-associated protein produces the protein MALIPLQIKFLNMRRAASIEREIAERVDELGSLHGRIVGCHVSVELPHKHHHSGNAVEVRISLALPGELVVTRKSSSAATPAKAVQQAFDALTRQMRKVTGKKLAARKGR, from the coding sequence ATGGCCCTCATTCCTCTACAAATCAAGTTTCTCAACATGCGGCGGGCAGCGTCGATCGAACGTGAGATCGCGGAGCGGGTGGACGAGCTCGGATCGCTCCATGGCCGTATCGTCGGATGCCATGTGTCGGTGGAGTTGCCCCACAAGCACCATCACAGCGGCAACGCTGTTGAGGTGCGGATTTCCCTCGCGCTGCCAGGTGAACTCGTCGTTACACGGAAGTCATCGTCAGCGGCGACGCCCGCGAAGGCTGTGCAGCAGGCGTTTGATGCGTTGACGCGGCAGATGCGGAAGGTGACCGGAAAGAAGCTGGCGGCCCGCAAGGGCCGTTAA